In Leptolyngbya sp. NIES-2104, the genomic window TGTTTCGTTGCTTCTCCAATCACTTCAAGATTGCGAACAACCGCATCCCGCATCATACGATTCTGTAGAAAGGCTGCACGTCCCTCAGCGGTGTAAGATTCAATCCAGCCGATGCACTCAAGAATGTCGCTCAGTAACAGCCGAGGCTCTCTCATAACGGCACTGCCTCTCTAATGACGCGCTCTCGAATCAGTTCGTGCAAATTCTCAATTCGTGCCACATCCACTTTTCGTCCTAACAAATCCTGAAGATCTTGAATCAGAGCAACTCGATCAAGCAAACTATGATCTGCCATTTCAACCAAGAAATCAACATCGCTGTCTGAGGTCGCTTCTCCTCGCGAAACAGAACCAAAAATTCGGATATTAGAAGCCTTGTACTTTTTAGCGATCGCTAAAATCTCTTCTCGTTTATCCGCTAACAATTCCTCAATTCCAAGTCCCATAATCTTGAACTCAAATAAACACTAAAGGCTTATCTTTGAAGGGCGCAAATGCTTCAGCATCAAAGCGATATAGACTTGCAGGTCTTCCCGCACCTCTTGAAACTTTTACACCTGTATCTGAGAGAAAACCGAGCTTTAATAACCGCGATCGAAAATTAGAATAATCTGAAAAGTTTTCTCCTAAAACAGTCGTATAAAGCTGAAATAAATCGCTTAATGTAAACAGTTCAGGCAAGACATCAAATGCAACCGGGCTGTACTCTAATTTGTTTCTTAAACGACGATGACCATACTCTAAAATCTTGTTGTGATCGAATGCAAGTTGCGGCAATTGATCGACCGGATACCATGCAATTCCACTCACACCATCTGCAATCAATTCCGCTTCCGCAAATCGAACTAAAGCAAAATAACTCACCGATAAATACCGCACTCCGTAACTTTCTTCAGACTCACGCGGATCGCGATCGGGACCGCCAAACGTATAAAGCTGCTCCAAATAAAGATTCTTCACTCGGATTTTTTCCGACAGAATTCGATACGCCGCATCTTCGAGTGATTCCCCTTTTCGGACCAATGTTCCGGGTAAACTCCACTGTCCCAAAAACGGCTCCTCATGCCGCATCACGAGCAAAACCAGTAAACGATTCTGCGCGGTATCGACTGAAAAAATGGCGTTATCTACTCCGACCCTAAAATCTGCAAGCTTTTCCCCCATCAGTGAACTGGTTGTTTTTCTGTGTGTGCGTGGCATTGATAAAGTTGCTCCCGATCGATATAAGCCTGAATCGAAGCTGTCACCCCGGATAAGTCACAGCCTTCGCGATATGCAGTTGACGAAACATCCGGAACTGTCGCAGGCGCGATCGTCGTTTTCGCTCCTAATGCTTCCAACCGCTGTAAATCTTCTGCTTCAAATTGATAGCGCGATCGCGGAATCACCAGAACCTGAACGCGCTGTAGAAGTTCCGCCACCCGATACCATTTCGATAACTGTTGCGC contains:
- a CDS encoding nucleotidyltransferase family protein, translating into MGLGIEELLADKREEILAIAKKYKASNIRIFGSVSRGEATSDSDVDFLVEMADHSLLDRVALIQDLQDLLGRKVDVARIENLHELIRERVIREAVPL
- a CDS encoding NUDIX domain-containing protein, with the translated sequence MPRTHRKTTSSLMGEKLADFRVGVDNAIFSVDTAQNRLLVLLVMRHEEPFLGQWSLPGTLVRKGESLEDAAYRILSEKIRVKNLYLEQLYTFGGPDRDPRESEESYGVRYLSVSYFALVRFAEAELIADGVSGIAWYPVDQLPQLAFDHNKILEYGHRRLRNKLEYSPVAFDVLPELFTLSDLFQLYTTVLGENFSDYSNFRSRLLKLGFLSDTGVKVSRGAGRPASLYRFDAEAFAPFKDKPLVFI